A stretch of the Aegilops tauschii subsp. strangulata cultivar AL8/78 chromosome 4, Aet v6.0, whole genome shotgun sequence genome encodes the following:
- the LOC109785350 gene encoding uncharacterized protein has translation MAAPAMFPKATRKASVGGRAWRLLRLAVLWARKGSAAQSLRLLKTLRHSRVGGLGLGGRRNDRLHYGEREFSIDETPAFRFRTPSARVLRFIPCIAPSVPDTPGVYGDDRYFFRDDRERDASCAGDLYDDQPSECGLESLDDGADEQLLERAMMEASVGSAGAAEGGEDAGVDVKADEFIAKFYAQMKLQRQISWLQYNEMMERGVC, from the coding sequence ATGGCGGCGCCGGCGATGTTTCCTAAGGCGACGAGGAAAGCCTCCGTGGGCGGCCGGGCGTGGCGGCTGCTGCGGCTGGCCGTgctctgggcgcggaaggggagcGCGGCGCAGAGCCTCCGCCTGCTCAAGACGCTGCGGCACAGCCgcgtcggcggcctcggcctcggcggCCGGCGCAACGACCGGCTGCACTACGGCGAGCGGGAGTTCTCCATCGACGAGACGCCGGCGTTCCGGTTCCGCACCCCCTCCGCGCGCGTGCTCCGGTTCATCCCCTGCATCGCGCCCTCCGTCCCGGACACCCCCGGCGTCTACGGCGACGACCGCTACTTCTTCCGCGACGACCGCGAGAGGGACGCGAGCTGCGCCGGGGACTTGTACGATGACCAGCCGAGCGAGTGCGGCCTGGAGAGCCTCGACGATGGCGCGGATGAGCAGCTGCTCGAGCGCGCGATGATGGAGGCGAGCGTCGGCTCGGCGGGAgccgcggagggcggcgaggatGCCGGGGTGGACGTGAAGGCGGACGAGTTCATCGCAAAGTTCTACGCGCAGATGAAGCTGCAACGGCAAATCTCGTGGCTGCAATACAACGAGATGATGGAAAGGGGCGTCTGCTAG
- the LOC141020492 gene encoding uncharacterized protein, giving the protein MAAADYDRAYRPYAPSSAADYDRPYRNEIVPYGDRRIDLVVKPPPPTRSPPPPLPVTKSGGGGGIGSAWCFSDPEVKRRRRVASYKAYSVEGKVKASFRRGFRWIKDKCTGFIHG; this is encoded by the exons ATGGCCGCCGCCGACTACGACCGCGCGTACCGCCCCTACgcgccctcctccgccgccgactACGACCGCCCCTACCGCAACGAGATCGTGCCCTACGGCGACCGCCGCATCGACCTCGTCgtcaagccgccgccgcccaccaggtccccgccgccgccgttgcccgtCACCAAGAGCGGAGGCGGAGGCGGGATAGGCTCCGCCTGGTGCTTCAGCGACCCGGAGGTGAAGAGGCGGCGTCGGGTGGCGAGCTACAAGGCGTACTCGGTGGAGGGAAAAGTCAAGGCCTCCTTCCGCCGGGGCTTCCGCTGGATCAAGGACAAGTGCACGGGCTTCATCCATGGCTG A
- the LOC109785069 gene encoding anaphase-promoting complex subunit 11 → MKVKILQWHAVASWTWDAQDETCGICRMAFDGCCPDCKFPGDDCPIIWGACNHAFHLHCILKWVNSQTSTPLCPMCRREWQFKG, encoded by the coding sequence ATGAAGGTCAAAATTCTTCAGTGGCATGCGGTGGCTTCTTGGACATGGGACGCACAGGATGAGACATGTGGCATATGCAGGATGGCTTTTGACGGCTGCTGCCCTGATTGTAAGTTCCCTGGTGATGATTGCCCAATCATTTGGGGTGCCTGCAACCATGCTTTCCATCTTCACTGCATACTCAAGTGGGTCAATTCTCAAACATCAACCCCCCTTTGCCCCATGTGTCGTAGGGAGTGGCAATTCAAGGGCTAA